In the Larus michahellis chromosome 6, bLarMic1.1, whole genome shotgun sequence genome, one interval contains:
- the MSL2 gene encoding E3 ubiquitin-protein ligase MSL2, with protein sequence MNPVNATALYVSASRLVLNYDPGDPQSFTEINKLLPFFRQSLSCCVCGNLLQDPIAPTNSTCQHYVCKTCKGKKMMMKPSCSWCKDYEQFEENKQLSILVNCYKKLCEYITQTPLARDIIQAVDCSADLLALLKDGSPLHEETDKSSDTALALCLTHSPVPSTSELTPDPPASFTSIPESTHNIDIRGSVINGLPNCNGLSVDKLGVNIPSPEHANTIDVCSTGEYIKTEDISSSLQPVCDTVSTSDLCTTGIDICSFSEDIKPGGSLLLSVEEVLRSLETVSNTEVCDSNLQPSLEANMTNGPFLQLSPPPLSHNIFMSTDASPHGISCTAATPKVVKLNRKRSRSESDSEKVQPLPISSIICGPTLGASAPVTVKQENKMSLQPIATVPNGGTTPKISKTVLLSNKSMKKNLEHAPKKSHPKAKPGVLKTKDKAKEKVPSSNVMPGSPTKTVYKKPQEKKGCKCGRATQNPSVLTCRGQRCPCYSNRKACLDCICRGCQNSYMANGEKKLEAFAVPEKALEQTRLTLGINVTSIAVRNASTSTSVINVTGSPVTTFLAASTHDEKSLDEAIDMRYDC encoded by the coding sequence gaaatttGCTACAAGACCCTATTGCTCCTACCAACTCCACGTGTCAGCATTATGTCTGCAAAACTTGTAAAGGcaagaagatgatgatgaaacCGTCATGTAGCTGGTGCAAGGACTACGAACAGTTTGAGGAGAATAAGCAGCTAAGCATCTTAGTGAACTGCTATAAGAAACTCTGCGAATACATAACGCAGACTCCACTGGCACGAGATATAATCCAGGCAGTCGATTGTTCTGCAGATCTTTTGGCTTTGCTCAAAGATGGCTCACCACTCCACGAAGAGACAGACAAATCTTCCGATACAGCCTTGGCTTTGTGTTTGACGCATTCCCCAGTACCTTCAACCTCAGAACTCACACCCGATCCTCCAGCTAGTTTTACGTCAATACCTGAAAGCACACACAATATTGATATTAGAGGTTCTGTTATCAACGGGTTGCCCAATTGTAATGGGCTTTCAGTAGATAAACTCGGAGTGAATATTCCTTCTCCTGAACACGCAAACACAATTGATGTCTGTAGTACTGGAGAGTATATAAAAACTGAAGATATCTCTAGCAGCCTGCAGCCTGTGTGCGATACAGTTTCTACTAGTGACTTGTGCACGACAGGCATTGACATCTGCAGTTTCAGTGAAGATATAAAACCAGGCGGCTCGCTCCTCCTTAGCGTTGAGGAGGTGCTCCGGAGCTTAGAGACCGTTTCAAATACTGAAGTCTGTGATTCTAATTTGCAGCCCAGCTTGGAAGCGAACATGACTAATGGCCCTTTCCTGCAGCTTTCTCCCCCGCCCCTTAGCCATAACATTTTCATGTCCACAGATGCTTCTCCTCACGGAATCTCCTGTACGGCGGCGACGCCTAAGGTAGTTAAGTTAAACAGAAAGCGATCTCGATCAGAAAGCGACAGCGAAAAGGTTCAACCTCTGCCCATCTCCAGCATCATCTGTGGCCCAACACTGGGAGCATCGGCTCCGGTAAcagtgaaacaggaaaataaaatgtctttgcaGCCTATCGCAACTGTACCTAATGGAGGCACTACTCCCAAAATAAGTAAAACTGTGCTCCTGTCtaacaaaagcatgaaaaagaattTGGAACATGCCCCTAAGAAATCCCACCCAAAAGCCAAACCAGGGGtgctgaaaacaaaagacaaagcaaaggagaaagttCCTAGCAGTAACGTTATGCCAGGAAGCCCAACAAAAACTGTGTATAAAAAGCCACAAGAAAAGAAAGGGTGTAAATGTGGTCGTGCCACCCAAAATCCAAGTGTTCTTACATGCCGTGGCCAACGCTGCCCTTGCTATTCTAACCGCAAAGCCTGCCTTGACTGCATATGCCGTGGCTGCCAAAACTCCTACATGGCTAATGGGGAGAAGAAGCTGGAGGCATTTGCAGTGCCAGAAAAGGCCTTGGAGCAGACTAGGCTTACTTTGGGCATTAATGTGACAAGCATTGCGGTGCGCAATGCCAGCACAAGCACCAGTGTAATCAATGTGACAGGGTCACCAGTAACGACGTTTTTAGCTGCCAGTACACACGACGAGAAAAGTTTGGATGAAGCTATAGACATGAGATATGACTGttga